The sequence below is a genomic window from Phoenix dactylifera cultivar Barhee BC4 chromosome 8, palm_55x_up_171113_PBpolish2nd_filt_p, whole genome shotgun sequence.
ttattcaaagaaaaagggtTGGCTTTCGCGGTGCTATTGCATCACCAATCTATACATTACCGTTGGAGAAATGGCCAGCTATTTTCCAACTTACTGCATTCCATTTTGATGCACGGTTCCAAAAAAGATGAGCTCCAACTAGGACTGAGCAAATGCGACCCAGTTGTTAGGCAAGACACAGATCAAGGATAGACATGGCCGGAGTCTCGAGGATAAGCTTGAATTCAGATAATGTTAATATCATATCTAGGATAAGATTGTAATCAAATAATGTTGATCTTGTCTCTGGGGAGACAAATATGCGTCCGAATGACGTTGATCTCGCATGTAGAAAGTGTCCTTTTTTGTCCCACACTTTCAACGTTAGAACGCTGTAGATCAAAGCTTCCATTGGTATACCTCCAGAGCGAAGTTTTAACGATACATCATAGAAGACAGCTTCCCAAACATTTTCCACTTCGAATATGCCACGCCCCGCCTGCACGGAGCACGcaaggcacccagtgcccatgtGGGACCCATATGAGAGGGGAACATGGGGCTTCCATGCCAAATATTGTATGATTTTGGAGCCCGCACATACGCGCACGCGCTGTTCAGAACTCTtctcggttttgttttccacctaaAATGCGTatacaggatttggagacacccgtctCATATGCCTAGACTCTGAAACGAGTCTAGCCGATGTAAGTTTTTTCATTCACCCACCTTCGGACTAGAGCCGTCCTTGGCTCTGATATCAAAATGTTacgcccccgcctgcgcgggacacgtgaggcacccagtgcccacgtgggggccacaagaggggggaacacggggctcccctgccaaatATTGTCTGGTTCCGAGGTccgcacgcacgcacgcacgtCGCTCAGACTCTtcttcgattttgttttccatccaaaacgtGTCTGCAGGATttagagacacccgcctcatatgcccaagcTCTGATAATAACTGAGAACCTTTCATGCATTAAAGACCCGAGCTATATTTTCCATGCTACATGTGTCATGCTCAGTGTTGCCTACGGTATTAATCTCAATGGGTTGCCAATTCGAACTCTAATGCTCGTATTCCACGCATATTCTTCTGAAGTGTTCATACTAAGTTGGGAAGTGTGATTAGTTTCCAACGATGATCAATGACTTCATCAATATTCTTTACTAACCATTTctcacaaaaacaaaaaaaatctctaCCGACCAATCAAACTTTCGTACGCATGCATAATTGCAGGACTTGGGCCGTAGGTGATCGGCTTACGTCAAAAATTAGAATTCACGGTCCTTCCACTCTCCATCAGCCTCCACAAACAAAAGAATTTTATCTGTGATATTATGCCCCCTTTCCATATGAGTCACTCCTAAGGTCCTCACAGCAAACTTCTAAATGATGATTGCCTAGGAGATTTATCTGATCTCTTTGTTCTGAAAgattaataccaaaaaaaaaaaaaaaaaaaagaaggaagaaacaggACGAGATATCCTCTCAGGAAATTTTTTCAGCCTGTGTTTGCTAGTAGTTTTTTCTTAAATGGCAAACATAatagcttttatttttttaaaaaaaaaatttaatcaaaATTAAAGGCCAGGATTTCTGTAACAATGTAGAACCTCATTCAAAATAGCTAATCGAAAGATATTATTCGAATTTCTTGATCATGTATAAGCATTCAAGATCTATCCaataaataaccgatgtggggctAAACACATGCCCCCATAGATCCTCACATAATTTCTCCATTTAAGTTCTGACATTCTTGAGAGACTAAAAGTTCAaacccattcaaatctaattataagtaCTACCATCGGCCATGGTCAATCCCAATGGATCAGTATCTTCtgttcacataggttatgggctgaattcgctctaataccatttgtaacaactcaggacctcactcAAAATAGCTAAtcgaaatatattatttaaatttttttatcctatataaatatttaagatcTATAATGAATAACCGATATTAAACTAAATACATATCTATATAGATTCCGTGTAACCAACCGGGAGCAGTAGACCACTTCCTAGCGAGCTAAATGGCCGATTCTTTGCGGGCTGAAAGACTCCCCTGCCAAGAAATCAACTTCGTAGCAGCTTCACATCATGGTGATAAGTGATAACAGTCGTTGTTGGTGCTGTCACGTGAAAACTATAATGTTTTACATCAATACATGTTAAAAATATTTAGTGTTTTGGGCGGACACAGCTCGACAAATCCAGTGACGTAACCACACCATGGCATGCAGGGTAATCCACAAATAGAGGAACGGGCCTTCGCCGGAGTGGTGCGCCTCCCAACGAGCAAAAAAAATCCATTAGCGGTAAGGGCTCGTCATGCTTGCTTTGCAAAAGTAACTGTTCTTCAATTGTCGTGCACATTATGATTATTAAAATAGCTAGGATGACGAggtatgcttttctttttttaaaaaaaaaatcatgcattAATATCATAATTTTACCGACAAGGTTGCAATAATTCAGAAAGATAATCTCCCTTCCAAATCATTccatgtgtctttcgatgaagCAATCTGCAAGATCGTTACCCTCTCGATCACGACGCATATTTGTTATTTGTCTAACATTATTGAGACAAAGTTCAAGTGACTCCAGTGCGAACGAAAACACCAAATAACAGTAGCATATCCAAAGAGGCTATGCTATCATAACCAAATTTGCAAAAACGCTCTCAAGATTCACTTAGTTTGGGAAGAAATATCACCTTTGGGCAATGGGTGATCAACAGGAAAGTGGTCTCCTGCAGAGTGGAACATATTTGAAAGTTGTTTTCCGCACAAAGATATCACTGTTCATTGCTCGTTGTGAGCTAAGAATAAGACTGGATAATGATTGCGGAATTCCGCCCTCCTGCACCCCAACAAATCGATAGCAAGTTGGCTAAAACAAGTAGCCCATAAAGGAGCAAATCCCTCATGCAGTGTAAGAATCGATGCCTGTCTTCCTTCAAAAAAGAAAGGCCCTGATGCCATGATTACCCTTCTTTCATGAGATTACTGGTCTATGGTTTTGAACATACATGAGAATACTTGATCAACCCATGAATGGAACATCCAAAACGTACACCTCACTGTATGTGGAGGCCATGCCGCAAGGGATCCATATGTTTGTTAATGAATGTGGAGTTGGATGATGCAAGAAGTGGGCGTATCAAGTACTTATTCTTTATTATATGCGTCCTGCCATACTCACAATGACTACCAACCAAGCATTAGTGGTTTCCATCCCCTTAGCTTATTGTAAATCACTTATCTTAAATTAGTGGCATGATGTGGATCCAAATGAAGTGCTTATTGGCTCCTTTCTGGAGCTTTAAAGAGCCTGAGAAGTGTTGTCTCGCACCTCCATGTTGAAAAGATAAAGATCATACAAACAACCACAAAAATTAATGGGAGTGTTTTGATTCATAAGGCTCATCATGGAAACTggtttgattagttaaataagCACAAGAGGTTGGCTGAATCCAACTCGTGCATGGACAAAACCATCAATATGCTACGAGCCCCACAAAGGCGCAGGCACCCCTTTCGTCACGTCGGCCCCACCCGAGCCTGCCATAGATATTTGTGACATGCACAAGATAGTATCTCTGGTTATCCACATTTTGCAAGTCTTTAGTTGTATGATGTTGAACACCTGAGCTGAAACATGGCAATAGAATAACCGGTGGGCCAGAAGCTGAGTGGGAACCAAATAGTAATCACGAGGGAAAAGCATACATAAACTTTTGACATAATAAAACTGAGTAGTTTACAATTTTGAAGATCTCTTTAAAACACCAATATTTAGATATAATCGCATCCTATCAGGGGGGGCAGAAACTTTTATCAGCCAAGAGATGGATCATAATTTTGTGGCTATTCAGCACATCCACCGCATTAACTCATTTTTCCACGTGAATTTAGCAAAAATTAACCTTATGATTTTTAAAACCATTGATATCTTTATTGCATTTTATTTATCTATGTTTTCAGTAGTGATTACAATGTTGTCGATATGGTATTGTGTAATATGTAGTTTTGACATTCTGACAACTATTACCCATAATCCTCAATCAAGTTTTACCTTGAAAGGTGCGAAAATAAGCAGGCATATTCTCCTAATGGTCCTCTAAGAAAAGTTATCCATGAGATGGGTGGACTATTAATTCATGGCTTGCCAACTTCCACAACTCCACCCAAGAGGCCACCTTTTGTTTTGAGATAACGAATCTAAAAACTTATTAGGTCACCACCAACCAATTGTCTCGTGTAGGATCTCAGCACAAAGTTGATGATAGCTCAGATATTTGGGAGTGAGATGAAGTAAAACTATCAAAGTTAGGAACGATGGGCATCAGGCACAAGAGTCATGATAGAATAAAGTAACCAGAGTTTGGTTGCTCGCATGGATTTGATGGGGTACCAGGGGCAACATAGGAACAATTCTGGGATCAACTCCTTTTTTCAATGGTTCTCTCCATCAtcaaccaaaaataaataaagtctCACCTTTGCATATGAAAACCTTGATCACTCACCTAAAGAGCTTACCTCATAAGCATGCCTAACAATACCCAGCCAAGGCCCACAACCACTAAAACGGGGCCGTATGGACTGTATGGAATATAATTCACTCTCTTGAGATCCACAAGAGGAGTATTCTAATAGATTAGGTTCCACCAATGAAAGTCCCTTCTCCAGTCATCCAAGAACCAAGTGTCACTAGCAGGGAATAAAAAGGTTGCATGGTTCTCCCAGGAGATACTTGTTACTCAAGTGGAGTTGATTAGTGGAAGTCATATGCAACAGGTTCCAATCACTACAGAACCCAAACACTAAGAGGAATACACTATGTTTTGTGCGTTCTCCAGCATATTTTTGTCAGCTCTAAAAGCCTATTTAACCTTGTACGATTTAAAATGAATAGGCCAGTAAGTGGAACTCCAACTAAACTAAAAGATGCTAATGGTAAAAGCAGACCATCTGATGCCTGTCTCAACAAATACAGTCATGCACTGATGATTTACCTGTCCATTATACTTCCAAAGGAGTTTATTATTCTAGTTGTGACCATTATAAATAGTCCTTGCATAATGCAAACCAATGTCATGCGACATTGGCAGAATCATCTCTCTCGCTGGCTCTCAGAACCTTTTCATCTCCAACACAAGCGTCCTCCAAacctattcttcttctttttttaaaaaaaatgggagACACCATGCATGTGGTAGTAGGAATAATGGGTATCTTCTCTTCCATTTTATTTTGATCAAGAGAGTTAACAACACCATGTTCTAGCGGCTTACCTCCCATTGGTTTTGCAGGGAATGCAGCTTCTCTGCTCCTTTATGCAGCACCCATGTACTCAGATGTATCTCACTTTCCTAAATAAAATAGCAATTCAACACTGCTACTAAAGACCTTTCATGTTCTGTTTTCAGATTAACTTTTCAGAGGGTAATAAGGAAGAGGAGCACAGAAGAGTTTTCATGCATCCCATACATCACTGCTTTGCTGAATTGCCTTTTATATACTTGGTATGGTCTGCCGATAGTAAGCCGTGGATGGGAGAACTTTCCTGTCATCACCATTAATGGATTAGGGATACTACTTGAAACCtcattcatattcatatatagATGGTTTGCAGTGCCAGAACAAAAGGCGAGTTATACTGCTTCTTTTGTATCCTTCTATTATGTTCTTCTAAGTAGTTAATTTGTTCATGGATGTTTGATGTTCATACTACATGTTTTTCTACCTTAGGTGCCAGAAAAATATGGAGGAAGATAGTCGCCTCCAATTTTGCCAAATATTTGATACCTAATTAACTGATGTATTAGATATTTTATTGTTTGTGTGAATATACTTAGTGCTTGTTTTCTTGCAGTTTAAATTATACACCTTTAGATTAACAGATATAATAAATCCATGATTTACAGGGCATTCACCATCTAGCTGTCATCAAATGTGAGAAAAGGAGATACATATGTTTGCAGTTTGTCTTCCAAAGAGTATCAAGATAGTTACACCAAACTATAGTTAATTGTGAATAATGATAACAATTTGTACATGTAAAAGCATATATGCATAAATGCATGTTCATAAAAGTGGCCTACACTGTACAAAATGTTtctaaaagaaataaagaaacatCCCATATTAATTTTTACCTATGCGAGTAAAATTGCTTCTGCAATAAAATGACCAGCAAATTTAACGAAGTGTCCTTCATAGAAATTTCTCTTGCGGTGTTAGAATAGGTATTCACATGTTCATCTTGACTAACCATTTGCTCAGAACTAGCTATATTTACATTAAATGTTActtcttgtttcctttttcatgCATGTGTAAT
It includes:
- the LOC103703040 gene encoding bidirectional sugar transporter SWEET3b isoform X3, encoding MSCDIGRIISLAGSQNLFISNTSVLQTYSSSFFKKNGRHHACGSRNNGLTFQRVIRKRSTEEFSCIPYITALLNCLLYTWYGLPIVSRGWENFPVITINGLGILLETSFIFIYRWFAVPEQKKFVSLMVMPVIVLFTTTALVSSFVLQNHHHRKVFVGSIGLVASIFMYGSPLVAMAPNLLGSPIGLLQLVLYGMYRKSNKAPTEANKKDLEKDGAKFTTQQQEVNEKKIDN